A stretch of Paenibacillus mucilaginosus 3016 DNA encodes these proteins:
- a CDS encoding PAS domain S-box protein produces METNKTERLRQIISEGGAYKSLYHNHPDAIYVMDTGGCYIDANPSVERITGYTVDEFIGLPCRRLLTEEKLEKRRRHLAEALEGRPSSFEIDFFSQGRHPH; encoded by the coding sequence TTGGAGACGAACAAAACGGAGCGGCTCAGACAGATCATCTCGGAGGGCGGAGCGTACAAGTCCCTGTATCACAATCATCCCGATGCCATCTATGTGATGGACACTGGCGGCTGTTACATCGACGCGAATCCTTCGGTGGAGCGGATTACCGGCTACACCGTGGACGAGTTCATCGGACTGCCCTGCAGGCGGCTCCTGACGGAGGAGAAGCTGGAGAAGCGCAGGCGGCATCTGGCTGAGGCTTTGGAGGGGCGTCCGAGCTCCTTCGAGATTGATTTTTTTTCGCAAGGACGGCATCCTCATTGA